Proteins encoded by one window of Fusarium graminearum PH-1 chromosome 1, whole genome shotgun sequence:
- a CDS encoding endoplasmic reticulum vesicle protein 25 precursor, with translation MAPQKSLLQYICSFLLLVSSVSALKFDLIAGSKERCVRNFVGKDTLVVVTATVDGYKGDGMVVNLYIRDAVGNEYGRPRDVVGESRTVFTSHADAAFDVCFENVPSGSQRLNSPTRHIELDIDIGADAKDWSAIQATEKLKPVEAELRRVEEITSELVTEMEYLRAREQKLRDTNESTNNRVKWFGIATTWLLVGLWAWQIMYLRAYFRSKHLI, from the exons ATGGCTCCCCAAAAATCATTGCTGCAGTATATCTGCAGCTTCCTGCTGCTCGTCAGCTCCGTTAGCGCTCTCAAGTTCGACCTTATCGCAGGATCCAAGGAGCGCTGTGTTCGCAACTTTGTCGGCAAGGACACCCTCGTCGTGGTGACAGCGACCGTCGATGGCTACAAGGGCGATGGCATGGTGGTGAACCTCTAC ATTCGCGATGCTGTTGGCAACGAGTACGGTCGCCCCagggatgttgttggagagtCAAGAACCGTCTTTACTTCTCACGCCGATGCTGCTTTCGATGTTTGCTTCGAGAATGTTCCTTCTGGCT CCCAGCGACTCAACAGCCCTACCCGTCACATTGAACTCGATATCGATATTGGTGCCGATGCCAAGGATTGGTCCGCTATCCAGGCcaccgagaagctcaagcctgTCGAGGCTGAGCTCCGCCGTGTTGAGGAGATCACCAGCGAGCTTGTTACTGAGATGGAGTACCTCCGCGCCCGAGAGCAGAAGCTCCGAGATACCAACGAGAGCACCAACAACCGTGTCAAATGGTTCGGTATTGCTACCACTTGGCTTCTCGTTGGTCTCTGGGCTTGGCAAATCATGTACCTCCGCGCCTACTTCCGATCCAAGCATCTTATCTAA